One Lampris incognitus isolate fLamInc1 chromosome 14, fLamInc1.hap2, whole genome shotgun sequence DNA window includes the following coding sequences:
- the camk2n1a gene encoding calcium/calmodulin-dependent protein kinase II inhibitor 1a — translation MSEVLPYNEGKMSGYGADSEVSQMSFSCGLQDTSAFFAASQAKRPPKLGQIGRAKRVVIEDDRIDEVLKGMTDKSSPGV, via the exons ATGTCCGAGGTACTGCCATACAACGAGGGGAAAATGAGCGGCTACGGGGCGGACAGCGAGGTCAGTCAGATGTCCTTTAGCTGCGGACTTCAGGACACCAGCGCCTTCTTCGCGGCGTCGCAGGCGAAAAGACCCCCGAAGCTGGGACAGATCGGCCGGGCCAAGCGAG TGGTGATCGAGGACGACCGAATAGACGAGGTCCTGAAGGGGATGACGGACAAGTCGTCACCTGGCGTCTAA